TGTAGTTATTATAACCATCTTCATATTAGAACTGACGGAGGATGCTCCCTTTTTAACGATCGTGTTTGAAAGTATCTCAGCCTTTGGCACCGTTGGTCTTTCTATGGGGTTAACAGGGAGTTTAACATTAGTCGGGAAAATAACGATTATTTTAACGATGTTGATTGGCAAATTAGGACCGTTAACCTTTGCTTTTGCATTTGCCAAACAAACCTCTGATCTAGTAAAGTATCCAAAAGAAGATATCCTTACAGGTTAGAAGATTTGATATGAAAAGTGAATGAGGCTGAGGTCTATACTAAAGAGGAGTATTATGATTCTTCGAAAAGGAATTTATATGATAACTGGGATAAAGACTTGCACAAATGTTAACAGAATAATTTGAGAATGGCGTTCATGTGAATGGAAAAATTGATGTGACACCTGATTATTCCAAAGGTGCAGCTATTTTTGGCGAGGACGTCACAACTATATATAATTCTGTCTTACCTAATACCTATAGCCATTGCCTTTATCACAGGGATAATTGTTTTCTTTATCCTGGAGTTCGCAAATTAAATTTTTAAAAGTGTTAGTAATTAACTTAGGGTATAGAAGCATGTACGTATTTTAACATGATATTGAATCCTCCATAAAACTGGATCAAGCATGATTCATGAAACCTTGGAATATAAAGAAATAGGAAGGGGGGATTCCTATTATGAAAAAAATTCTTTTATTTTGTGATCCTGGAATTGATGATTCCTTAGCCATTATTTATGCCATAATGGATCCTGAAATTGACCTCGCCGGTATCGTTACAAGTTATGGGAATGTGACTAAAGACCAAGCTACAGCCAATGCTGCTTATTTGCTGCAATTAGCGGGTAGAAAAGATATTCCCATTATTCCTGGAGCTTCCAATCCTGTGCAGCAGGAGGAAGTGACCTTTTACCCGGAAATCCACGGTGAGGAAGGCATTGGCCCGATACAGCCTCCTGGTAATATGCAATATCAGACGTATCCTTTTGACACGATTCGTCTCATTATAGAAAGATACAGGAATGAGCTCATTATTGTAGACACTGGCCGTTCGACTACTCTGGCAACTGTATTTATCCTGTTTCCAGATCATATGAAAATGGTTCATTCCTTTTACGTGATGGGCGGGGCCTTCTTTGTTCCAGGAAACGT
This window of the Halobacillus sp. Marseille-Q1614 genome carries:
- a CDS encoding nucleoside hydrolase, whose translation is MKKILLFCDPGIDDSLAIIYAIMDPEIDLAGIVTSYGNVTKDQATANAAYLLQLAGRKDIPIIPGASNPVQQEEVTFYPEIHGEEGIGPIQPPGNMQYQTYPFDTIRLIIERYRNELIIVDTGRSTTLATVFILFPDHMKMVHSFYVMGGAFFVPGNVTALAEANFFGDPTSSNYVLKYAHNLTITPLNVTQFAIITPDIVDNISKNKKNIYAFMMAPIFEYYYKFYKKSVPGIIGAPIHDLLTIILVKNPNVVDYIYYDAHVIEGIEARGQSYIDLRPTSKTGNTSIAVHLHYEAFLKEFTKVMLPE